From a single Streptomyces sp. NBC_01264 genomic region:
- a CDS encoding MFS transporter, with translation MPPHAPHTQNQNQNRAKDAHPHPNPHPRRRSLLVLLCLAQFMLIADVTVVNVALPAIGADLSLSGPGLTWIVTAYTLFFGALLLAGGRLADRFGAVRTFLTGLALFTAASAASGLAVDAATLITARSVQGVGAALLSPAALSLVTTLFQGPARHRALGAWAAIGGTGAALGVLLGGILTAGPGWRWIFYLNLPVGALALLGVPLLLGRPLPATRAPAGTAHRTPVNVSAILLPTVAAAALVYGLTERSWLPTLGALAVSILLIATQRRSPTPLMPPAMPGRRSLLGGSTVMLGAAGLLVTGFYLSSLHIQHSLGHSPLVTGLAFLPAAVAATAGAHLGSRLLPRSGWRPVGATAFTVAAAGAALTALGGLWSGLVPGFALLALGLGAAFVCATTSALSEVGPAHTGLASGLVGTSHELGAAIAISALASADFTTLAYPALALALAIPLLLPKGHPDPTSTQPMAH, from the coding sequence ATGCCCCCACACGCCCCACACACGCAGAACCAGAACCAGAACCGAGCCAAGGACGCACACCCCCACCCGAACCCCCACCCACGCCGCCGCTCCCTCCTCGTCCTCCTCTGCCTGGCCCAGTTCATGCTCATCGCCGACGTCACCGTCGTGAACGTCGCCCTCCCCGCCATCGGCGCCGACCTCTCCCTCTCCGGCCCCGGCCTGACCTGGATCGTGACGGCGTACACCCTGTTCTTCGGCGCCCTCCTGCTGGCCGGCGGGCGGCTCGCGGACCGCTTCGGTGCGGTGCGGACGTTCCTGACGGGGCTGGCCCTCTTCACCGCCGCCTCGGCGGCCTCCGGGCTCGCGGTGGACGCCGCCACACTGATCACGGCCCGCTCCGTACAGGGCGTCGGTGCGGCACTGCTCTCGCCGGCCGCCCTGTCCCTGGTCACGACCCTGTTCCAGGGCCCGGCCCGGCACCGCGCCCTCGGCGCATGGGCGGCGATCGGCGGCACCGGCGCGGCCCTCGGGGTCCTGCTCGGCGGGATCCTCACCGCCGGACCCGGCTGGCGCTGGATCTTCTACCTCAACCTGCCCGTCGGCGCGCTCGCCCTCCTCGGAGTCCCGCTCCTGCTCGGCCGCCCGCTCCCCGCCACCCGCGCCCCGGCAGGCACCGCCCACCGCACACCGGTGAACGTGTCGGCGATCCTCCTGCCGACCGTGGCCGCTGCCGCACTCGTCTACGGCCTCACCGAACGCTCCTGGCTCCCCACCCTCGGCGCCCTGGCCGTGTCGATCCTCCTGATCGCCACGCAACGCCGTTCCCCCACCCCCCTGATGCCCCCCGCCATGCCGGGCCGACGCTCCCTCCTGGGCGGCAGCACGGTGATGCTGGGGGCGGCGGGCCTACTCGTGACCGGGTTCTACCTGAGCTCCCTGCACATCCAGCATTCCCTCGGGCACAGCCCCCTGGTCACCGGTCTGGCCTTCCTCCCGGCGGCGGTGGCCGCCACCGCGGGCGCGCACCTGGGCTCCCGGCTGCTCCCCCGCTCCGGCTGGCGCCCGGTCGGCGCGACGGCGTTCACCGTGGCCGCCGCGGGCGCGGCCCTGACCGCCCTGGGCGGCCTCTGGTCGGGCCTGGTCCCCGGCTTCGCCCTGCTGGCCCTCGGACTCGGCGCGGCGTTCGTGTGCGCCACCACCTCGGCCCTGTCCGAAGTGGGCCCGGCCCACACCGGCCTGGCCTCCGGCCTGGTCGGCACCTCGCACGAACTGGGCGCGGCCATCGCCATCTCCGCCCTGGCTTCAGCCGACTTCACGACCCTCGCCTACCCAGCCTTGGCCCTGGCCCTGGCCATCCCCCTACTCCTCCCCAAGGGCCACCCCGACCCCACCTCCACCCAACCCATGGCCCACTGA
- the holA gene encoding DNA polymerase III subunit delta, whose product MATRKNSTDDPLAPITLAVGQEDLLLDRAVREVVTAARAADADTDVRDLTSEQLQPGTLAELTSPSLFSERKVLVVRNAQDLSADTVKEVKAYLGAPFEEIALVLLHAGGVKGKGLLDAARKAGAREIACPKMTKPADRMAFVRGEFRTLGRSATPEACQTLVDAIGSDLRELASAAAQLCADVEGTIDESIVGRYYTGRAEASSFTVADRAVEGRAAEALEALRWSLSTGVAPVLITSALAQAVRAIGKLASAPRGARPGDLARDLGMPPWKIDRVRQQMRGWSADGVADALRAVADADAGVKGGGDDPEYALEKAVVAVARAARARRG is encoded by the coding sequence ATGGCCACCAGGAAGAATTCCACCGACGATCCGCTTGCCCCGATCACCCTCGCGGTGGGGCAGGAGGACCTGCTACTCGACCGCGCCGTGCGGGAGGTCGTGACGGCGGCGCGAGCCGCCGATGCCGACACGGACGTGCGTGACCTCACCTCCGAACAGCTCCAGCCCGGCACCCTGGCCGAGTTGACCAGCCCCTCGCTCTTCTCGGAGCGCAAGGTGCTCGTCGTGCGCAATGCGCAGGACCTCTCGGCCGACACGGTCAAGGAGGTCAAGGCGTACCTCGGAGCGCCCTTCGAGGAGATCGCCCTCGTCCTCCTGCACGCGGGCGGGGTCAAGGGCAAGGGTCTGCTGGACGCGGCGCGGAAGGCGGGTGCCCGTGAGATCGCCTGCCCGAAGATGACGAAGCCGGCGGACCGGATGGCGTTCGTGCGGGGAGAGTTCCGGACGCTGGGCCGTTCGGCCACGCCCGAGGCCTGCCAGACGCTGGTCGACGCCATCGGCAGCGACCTGCGGGAGCTCGCGAGCGCGGCGGCGCAGCTGTGCGCGGACGTCGAGGGCACGATCGACGAGTCGATCGTCGGCCGCTACTACACCGGCCGGGCCGAGGCTTCGAGCTTCACCGTCGCGGACCGGGCGGTGGAGGGGCGCGCGGCGGAGGCTCTGGAGGCCTTGCGCTGGTCCCTGTCCACCGGTGTGGCTCCCGTCCTGATCACCAGTGCGCTGGCCCAGGCGGTACGGGCGATCGGGAAACTGGCCTCGGCCCCGCGGGGGGCCCGCCCCGGGGACCTCGCGCGGGATCTCGGCATGCCGCCGTGGAAGATCGACCGGGTGCGGCAGCAGATGCGGGGGTGGTCGGCGGATGGTGTCGCGGACGCGCTGCGGGCGGTGGCGGATGCGGATGCGGGGGTCAAGGGCGGGGGTGACGACCCGGAGTACGCCCTGGAGAAGGCGGTCGTCGCGGTCGCCCGCGCGGCACGGGCCCGGCGGGGCTAG
- a CDS encoding YceI family protein, protein MFSRRRGMETAGSASPQTSATLTLPHTARLLSCRVLDAVHRPVRQATFEVTDPIGRRIVSGETDPFGGFTAAVPEGEYRLAVTAEGYAPFHGATLVGDSAQPGTGEIVLDPVDPPRLPQPGHWELDPGHSSIGFSARHIGFARINGRFNTFVGAVRIADRMEDSSMRVIIDAASIDTGLRMRDDHLRSADFLDAARHPTVEFYSERFIHRSGSRWSVAGALTLHGVSRSVTLDTQYLGLGTGLEGEPRAACRATAELNREDFTLNWQSMLAQGIAAIGSNVDVTLDMQVVHKA, encoded by the coding sequence ATGTTCAGTCGCAGACGGGGGATGGAGACGGCGGGAAGCGCCAGTCCCCAGACATCCGCGACACTGACGCTTCCTCATACCGCACGGCTGCTCAGCTGCCGGGTGCTCGACGCGGTCCACCGGCCGGTGCGGCAGGCCACGTTCGAGGTGACCGACCCGATAGGCCGGCGGATCGTCAGCGGGGAGACCGACCCGTTCGGCGGGTTCACGGCGGCCGTGCCGGAGGGCGAGTACCGGCTGGCCGTCACGGCCGAGGGGTACGCGCCCTTCCACGGGGCGACCCTGGTGGGGGACTCGGCGCAGCCGGGCACCGGGGAGATCGTCCTGGATCCGGTGGACCCGCCGCGGCTGCCGCAGCCGGGCCACTGGGAGCTCGACCCGGGGCATTCCTCGATCGGGTTCTCGGCCCGGCACATCGGCTTCGCCCGGATCAACGGCCGGTTCAACACCTTCGTCGGCGCGGTGCGGATAGCCGACCGCATGGAGGACTCCTCCATGCGCGTGATCATCGACGCGGCGAGCATCGACACCGGGCTGCGGATGCGGGACGACCACCTGCGCTCCGCGGACTTCCTGGACGCGGCCCGCCACCCGACGGTGGAGTTCTACAGCGAGCGGTTCATCCACCGCAGCGGCAGCCGCTGGTCCGTGGCGGGCGCTCTCACCCTCCACGGGGTCAGCCGGTCCGTCACCCTGGACACCCAGTACCTGGGGCTGGGCACGGGCCTGGAGGGCGAGCCGAGGGCGGCCTGCCGGGCGACGGCCGAACTGAACCGCGAGGACTTCACGCTGAACTGGCAGTCCATGCTGGCGCAGGGGATCGCGGCGATCGGTTCGAACGTGGACGTGACCCTGGACATGCAGGTCGTGCACAAGGCCTGA
- a CDS encoding ComEA family DNA-binding protein, with translation MTLRTRTSGPAGATSGPGRPRLSDGRLRHRRAARPGHPDPAVVRRRAEALLGAGRPPGAPPPAGAAPRGNPSVGVVAGPEAPTLPDPSARPRPAVRSEVPARGGAEVPPEERAVPGGALRWLALRERLPVWLHTRCGVEPRTVAAVSVVLVVALGFAVQQYGAARPRPVTAPAVVAPAAAAVPAPTAVRAGPGAGPVLVDVSGKVREPGVRKLPPGSRVEDALAAAGGVRPGTDTTGLNRARVLLDGEQVMVGAPAPPPPTGRGGPASGPLSLGTATAEQLDGLPGVGPVLAQHIVDFRTVRGGFRSVEELRQVNGIGERRFADLRELVRP, from the coding sequence ATGACTCTTCGTACGCGCACGTCAGGTCCCGCCGGCGCCACCAGTGGCCCCGGCCGTCCCCGCCTCTCCGACGGTCGTCTGCGCCACCGCCGCGCAGCGCGACCGGGCCACCCCGATCCCGCGGTGGTGCGGCGCCGGGCCGAGGCCCTGCTCGGAGCGGGCCGGCCCCCGGGCGCTCCGCCGCCAGCTGGGGCGGCGCCGCGGGGCAACCCATCCGTCGGGGTGGTGGCCGGCCCGGAGGCTCCGACCCTGCCGGATCCGTCGGCCAGGCCCCGTCCGGCGGTCCGGTCCGAGGTGCCTGCCCGGGGCGGGGCGGAGGTTCCGCCCGAGGAGCGGGCGGTGCCCGGCGGGGCCTTACGGTGGCTCGCGCTGAGGGAGCGGCTGCCCGTGTGGCTCCACACCCGCTGCGGGGTGGAGCCGCGCACGGTGGCGGCCGTCTCGGTGGTGCTCGTCGTCGCCCTCGGGTTCGCCGTGCAGCAGTACGGGGCGGCCCGGCCCCGGCCGGTGACCGCACCCGCCGTGGTGGCCCCCGCGGCGGCCGCCGTGCCGGCTCCGACCGCGGTGCGGGCGGGTCCGGGTGCCGGTCCCGTCCTGGTGGACGTCAGCGGCAAGGTCCGCGAACCCGGGGTGCGCAAGCTGCCACCGGGATCGCGGGTGGAGGACGCCTTGGCCGCCGCCGGGGGAGTGCGGCCCGGGACGGACACGACCGGCCTGAACAGGGCCCGCGTCCTGTTGGACGGCGAACAGGTAATGGTGGGCGCTCCCGCCCCGCCGCCACCGACGGGCCGGGGCGGCCCCGCCTCCGGACCGCTGAGCCTGGGCACGGCCACGGCCGAGCAACTGGACGGCCTGCCGGGGGTGGGCCCCGTCCTCGCGCAGCACATCGTGGACTTCCGCACGGTGCGCGGGGGCTTCCGCTCCGTGGAGGAGCTCCGCCAGGTCAACGGGATCGGTGAGCGCCGGTTCGCCGACCTGCGCGAGTTGGTGCGGCCGTGA
- a CDS encoding DegV family protein encodes MSRHVAIVTDSTAYLPQPAMARHGITSVPLTVVLGDEALEEGTEISARSLALALQKRRSVTTSRPSPEDFARAYRAAVEAGATAIVSLHLSAEFSGTYDAAVLAAKTAPVPVRVVDTGMVAMALGFCALAAAEVSEAGGSLDEAVAAAEKRAAGMSAYFYVDTLDYLRRGGRIGAAQALLGSALAVKPLLTLDGGRIEMLEKVRTASKAIARLEELAVERAGSGPVDVAVHHLAAPERAEKLAQRLRERIPGLVEMHVSEVGAVIGAHTGPGLLAAVVSPR; translated from the coding sequence ATGTCCCGCCATGTCGCGATCGTCACGGATTCCACGGCCTACCTGCCCCAACCGGCCATGGCGCGGCACGGAATCACCTCCGTCCCGCTGACCGTGGTCCTCGGCGACGAGGCCCTGGAAGAGGGCACCGAGATCTCGGCCAGGAGTCTCGCCCTGGCCCTGCAGAAGCGCCGCTCGGTCACCACGTCCCGCCCCAGCCCCGAGGACTTCGCCCGGGCCTACCGGGCCGCCGTGGAGGCCGGGGCGACCGCCATCGTCAGCCTGCACCTGTCGGCGGAGTTCTCCGGCACCTACGACGCCGCCGTCCTCGCCGCGAAGACCGCCCCGGTGCCCGTCCGCGTCGTCGACACCGGCATGGTCGCCATGGCCCTGGGCTTCTGCGCCCTGGCCGCGGCGGAGGTGTCCGAAGCCGGGGGTTCCCTCGACGAGGCCGTCGCCGCCGCCGAGAAGCGGGCCGCTGGCATGTCCGCGTACTTCTACGTGGACACCCTCGACTACCTCCGCCGAGGCGGCCGCATCGGGGCCGCGCAGGCCCTCCTCGGCTCGGCGCTCGCGGTCAAGCCGCTGCTGACGCTGGACGGCGGACGGATCGAGATGCTGGAGAAGGTGCGTACGGCCTCCAAGGCCATCGCCCGCCTCGAGGAGCTTGCCGTCGAGCGCGCCGGGTCGGGCCCCGTCGACGTGGCCGTGCACCACCTCGCGGCCCCGGAACGCGCGGAGAAACTGGCGCAGAGGCTTCGGGAGCGCATCCCCGGGCTGGTCGAGATGCACGTCAGCGAGGTCGGTGCGGTGATCGGCGCACACACCGGACCGGGGTTGCTGGCGGCGGTCGTCTCCCCGCGCTGA
- the leuS gene encoding leucine--tRNA ligase, whose translation MSETNTPAPEAAEAHRYTAAMAADIEARWQDVWDAQGTYEAPNPTGDLAGDAAVVARPKKFIMDMFPYPSGAGLHVGHPLGYIATDVFARHQRMTGHNVLHTLGFDAFGLPAEQYAVQTGTHPRVSTEANIENMKVQLRRLGLGHDKRRSFATIDPDYYKWTQWIFLQIYNSWYDADAAKARPIAELVASFEDGSRELPGGASWASLSAGERADVLNGYRLAYASDAPVNWCPGLGTVLANEEVTADGRSERGNFPVFKSKLSQWNMRITAYADRLIDDLEALDWPEAIKLQQRNWIGRSEGARLDFAVGDGEAITVFTTRPDTLFGATYMVLAPEHELVAKIVPAEWPEGTHQLWTGGNATPAEAVDSYRKQAAAKSDVERQAEAKDKTGVFTGAFAVNPVSGDLVPVFIADYVLMGYGTGAIMAVPAHDGRDFEFARAFELPMRCVVQPTDDRDADPLEWDGAFTSYDGTIVNSTGEGISLDGLGVVEAKAAITDWLNERGIGEGTVNFRLRDWLFSRQRYWGEPFPIVYDEDGVAYPLPESMLPLELPEVEDYSPRTFEPDDAASQPETPLSRNQEWVNVELDLGDGRGVRPFRRETNTMPNWAGSCWYELRYLDPNNSEALVDPEIEQYWMGPREGQPHGGVDLYVGGAEHAVLHLLYARFWSKVLFDLGHVSSVEPFHKLFNQGMIQAYAYTDSRGVYVPAAEVEERNGGYFYQGEPVKREHGKMGKSLKNAVTPDEICAEYGADTLRLYEMAMGPLDVSRPWDTRAVVGQYRLLQRLWRNVVDEETGTVTVVDAEPDEATLRALHKAIDGVGGDMTGLRFNTAIAKITELNNTLTKAGRPLERSVAERLVLLVAPLAPHIAEELWQRLGHGESVVHQDFPVADPAYVVDESVTCVVQIKGKVKARLEVSPAISDAELEQLALGDETVVAALGGAEIRKVIVRAPKLVNIVV comes from the coding sequence ATGAGCGAGACGAACACCCCGGCCCCCGAGGCGGCCGAGGCGCACCGTTACACGGCTGCCATGGCCGCCGACATCGAGGCACGCTGGCAGGACGTATGGGACGCGCAGGGCACGTACGAGGCCCCCAACCCGACCGGTGACCTGGCCGGCGACGCCGCGGTCGTGGCGCGCCCCAAGAAGTTCATCATGGACATGTTCCCGTACCCCTCGGGCGCGGGCCTGCACGTCGGCCACCCGCTCGGGTACATCGCCACCGACGTCTTCGCCCGCCACCAGCGGATGACCGGCCACAACGTCCTGCACACCCTGGGATTCGACGCCTTCGGCCTGCCGGCCGAGCAGTACGCCGTGCAGACCGGCACGCACCCGCGCGTGTCGACCGAGGCGAACATCGAGAACATGAAGGTCCAGCTGCGCCGGCTGGGCCTGGGCCACGACAAGCGCCGGTCGTTCGCGACGATCGACCCGGACTACTACAAGTGGACCCAGTGGATCTTCCTGCAGATCTACAACTCCTGGTACGACGCGGACGCCGCCAAGGCCCGGCCCATCGCCGAGCTGGTCGCCTCCTTCGAGGACGGCTCACGTGAGCTGCCCGGCGGAGCCTCCTGGGCCTCGCTGAGCGCGGGCGAGCGGGCCGACGTACTGAACGGGTACCGGCTGGCGTACGCCTCCGACGCGCCCGTCAACTGGTGCCCCGGGCTGGGCACCGTACTGGCCAACGAGGAAGTCACCGCCGACGGCCGGTCCGAGCGCGGCAACTTCCCCGTCTTCAAGTCCAAGCTGAGCCAGTGGAACATGCGGATCACGGCCTACGCCGACCGCCTGATCGACGACCTGGAGGCGCTGGACTGGCCCGAGGCCATCAAGCTGCAGCAGCGCAACTGGATCGGCCGCAGCGAGGGCGCGCGCCTGGACTTCGCGGTCGGCGACGGCGAAGCCATCACCGTCTTCACCACCCGCCCCGACACGCTGTTCGGCGCCACCTACATGGTGCTGGCCCCCGAGCACGAGCTGGTCGCCAAGATCGTCCCGGCCGAGTGGCCCGAGGGCACCCACCAGCTGTGGACCGGCGGCAACGCGACGCCCGCCGAGGCCGTGGACTCGTACCGCAAGCAGGCCGCCGCGAAGTCGGACGTCGAGCGGCAGGCCGAGGCCAAGGACAAGACCGGTGTCTTCACCGGTGCGTTCGCGGTCAACCCGGTCAGCGGCGACCTGGTCCCCGTCTTCATCGCGGACTACGTCCTGATGGGCTACGGCACCGGCGCGATCATGGCCGTCCCGGCGCACGACGGCCGTGACTTCGAGTTCGCGCGCGCCTTCGAGCTGCCGATGCGCTGCGTGGTCCAGCCCACGGACGACCGCGACGCCGACCCGCTGGAGTGGGACGGCGCGTTCACCTCGTACGACGGCACCATCGTCAACTCGACGGGCGAGGGCATCTCGCTGGACGGTCTGGGCGTGGTCGAGGCCAAGGCCGCGATCACCGACTGGCTGAACGAGCGCGGCATCGGCGAGGGGACCGTCAACTTCCGGCTGCGGGACTGGCTGTTCAGCCGCCAGCGCTACTGGGGCGAGCCCTTCCCGATCGTCTACGACGAGGACGGCGTCGCCTACCCGCTGCCCGAGTCGATGCTGCCGCTGGAGCTGCCGGAGGTCGAGGACTACTCGCCGCGCACCTTCGAGCCCGACGACGCGGCCTCCCAGCCGGAGACCCCGCTGTCGCGCAACCAGGAGTGGGTCAACGTCGAGCTGGACCTGGGCGACGGGCGCGGGGTGCGCCCGTTCCGGCGCGAGACCAACACCATGCCGAACTGGGCCGGCTCCTGCTGGTACGAGCTGCGCTACCTGGACCCGAACAACTCCGAGGCGCTGGTCGACCCGGAGATCGAGCAGTACTGGATGGGCCCGCGCGAGGGTCAGCCGCACGGCGGCGTCGACCTGTACGTGGGCGGCGCCGAGCACGCGGTGCTGCACCTGCTGTACGCGCGCTTCTGGTCCAAGGTGCTGTTCGACCTGGGGCACGTCTCCTCGGTGGAACCGTTCCACAAGCTGTTCAACCAGGGCATGATCCAGGCGTACGCGTACACCGACTCGCGCGGTGTGTACGTCCCGGCGGCCGAGGTCGAAGAGCGGAACGGTGGCTACTTCTACCAGGGCGAGCCGGTCAAGCGCGAGCACGGCAAGATGGGCAAGTCCCTGAAGAACGCCGTCACGCCGGACGAGATCTGCGCGGAGTACGGCGCGGACACCCTGCGCCTGTACGAGATGGCGATGGGCCCGCTGGACGTCTCGCGCCCCTGGGACACCCGTGCCGTCGTCGGCCAGTACCGGCTGCTGCAGCGCCTGTGGCGCAACGTGGTGGACGAGGAGACGGGCACCGTGACGGTCGTCGACGCGGAGCCGGACGAGGCCACCCTGCGCGCGCTGCACAAGGCGATCGACGGGGTCGGCGGTGACATGACCGGGCTGCGGTTCAACACGGCCATCGCGAAGATCACCGAGCTGAACAACACCCTGACGAAGGCGGGCCGGCCGCTGGAGCGCTCGGTCGCGGAGCGACTGGTGCTGCTGGTGGCCCCGCTGGCGCCGCACATCGCCGAGGAGCTGTGGCAGCGCCTGGGCCACGGCGAGTCGGTCGTCCACCAGGACTTCCCGGTCGCGGACCCGGCGTACGTCGTGGACGAGAGCGTCACGTGCGTCGTCCAGATCAAGGGCAAGGTCAAGGCCCGCCTGGAGGTGTCTCCGGCGATCTCCGACGCGGAGCTGGAGCAGCTGGCGCTGGGCGACGAGACGGTCGTGGCGGCGCTGGGCGGGGCGGAGATCCGCAAGGTGATCGTGCGCGCGCCGAAGCTGGTGAACATCGTCGTCTGA
- a CDS encoding histidine phosphatase family protein: MSATHEGTTDGRTPGGGTTSGNGRTSRKIVLWRHGQTSWNLERRFQGSTDIELTEAGVAQARRAARLLASLKPDAIVASDLMRAAATAAELAAVTGLAVTHDEKLRETYAGEWQGLTHDEILDKYGDQYAAWKRGEVVRRGGGELETEVADRAAPVVLEHADRLPPGGTLVVVSHGGTIRTTIGRLLGLDSYYWEGLGGLSNCCWSVLGEGARGWRLMEHNAGTLPEPVLGDDD, translated from the coding sequence CTGAGCGCGACCCACGAGGGCACGACCGACGGCCGTACGCCCGGTGGCGGTACGACCAGCGGCAACGGCCGGACCAGCCGCAAGATCGTCCTGTGGCGGCACGGCCAGACCTCCTGGAACCTGGAGCGCCGTTTCCAGGGCTCCACGGACATCGAGCTGACCGAGGCCGGTGTGGCGCAGGCGCGCCGTGCCGCCCGGCTGCTCGCCTCACTGAAGCCCGACGCCATCGTCGCCTCGGACCTGATGCGCGCCGCCGCCACGGCTGCCGAACTGGCGGCCGTCACGGGTCTGGCGGTGACGCACGACGAGAAGCTGCGCGAGACGTACGCCGGCGAATGGCAGGGCCTCACGCACGACGAGATCCTGGACAAGTACGGCGACCAGTACGCGGCGTGGAAGCGCGGCGAGGTGGTCCGCCGCGGCGGCGGCGAGCTGGAGACCGAGGTCGCCGACCGGGCCGCGCCGGTGGTGCTGGAGCACGCCGACCGACTGCCCCCGGGCGGCACGCTCGTGGTGGTCAGCCACGGCGGCACCATCCGTACGACGATCGGCCGCCTGCTGGGCCTGGACTCGTACTACTGGGAGGGCCTGGGCGGGCTCTCCAACTGCTGCTGGTCCGTGCTGGGCGAGGGCGCGCGCGGCTGGCGGCTGATGGAACACAACGCCGGCACGCTGCCCGAACCGGTGCTCGGCGACGACGACTGA
- the rsfS gene encoding ribosome silencing factor, translating into MTATDRSIELITAAAQAAADRLAHDIIAYDVSDVLSITDAFLLASAPNDRQVKSIVDEIEEKLLKELGAKPVRREGDRDARWILLDYIDIVVHVQHSEERVFYALERLWKDCPEIDLPEDAKLTKGKAEEHAALRAAQGDDELDGDLF; encoded by the coding sequence GTGACCGCCACGGACCGCTCCATCGAGCTCATCACCGCCGCCGCCCAGGCCGCGGCCGACCGGCTCGCGCACGACATCATCGCGTACGACGTCAGCGACGTGCTGTCGATCACCGACGCCTTCCTGCTCGCTTCGGCGCCCAACGACCGCCAGGTCAAGTCGATCGTCGACGAGATCGAGGAGAAGCTCCTGAAGGAGCTGGGCGCCAAGCCGGTGCGCCGCGAGGGCGACCGCGACGCCCGCTGGATCCTGCTCGACTACATCGACATCGTCGTCCACGTGCAGCACAGCGAGGAGCGCGTCTTCTACGCGCTGGAGCGCCTGTGGAAGGACTGCCCCGAGATCGACCTCCCCGAGGACGCCAAGCTCACCAAGGGCAAGGCCGAGGAGCACGCCGCGCTGCGCGCCGCGCAGGGCGACGACGAACTGGACGGTGATCTGTTCTGA
- a CDS encoding LCP family protein, giving the protein MNDRHEPYDPYAGQEQQLVGYDAYGRPVYGQVPAQPASDPAPPYEQQQQQYEQGYGYDYQGYGGQQAPQPQQYYAQQPQQPQQQYPQGPQAPQYGYDTQGVPLYDTQATQHWIPQQAAPEAPAQAPLRAPAREPESRPTGAQVPEPRRAEGPGGQDQGPSYRTEQFAFIDQEDEDSEDVIDWLAFTESRTERREEARRRGRNRVVALIVVLALFVVAGVGYLWYAGKLPFLEGPGKASNGAVASGPQKRDMIVVHLHNTRKGGTSTALLVDNVTTKQGATVLVPNTLNVSKDDGTTAQLGKAVADGGLGVRESLDSVFGTRIGGTWRLDTPFLENFVELVGGIEVDTDVAVPADDAAKVPAVGKGPKQSLSGAMAVAYATYRAQGEPEAKQLDRLGKVLLGLLRKVPSDPKSAAMTVETTGQILDPALNAQTLGALLSKLGEHAKVGAYRTDLLGVKADGGLTDEANKKVVKEVLGGSVTEAQPGALPRVGLKDATGDDKTGTAAKAALLNGGYTLVEGGKADKTAPTSQITYQDDAQRDRAMEVAKTLGLPETAVKKAENAVNADIVVTLGKDYKAS; this is encoded by the coding sequence GTGAACGACCGACACGAGCCGTACGACCCGTATGCCGGCCAGGAGCAGCAGCTCGTCGGATACGACGCGTACGGGCGGCCGGTGTACGGCCAGGTGCCCGCGCAGCCGGCCTCCGACCCGGCGCCCCCCTACGAGCAGCAACAGCAGCAGTACGAGCAGGGCTACGGGTACGACTACCAGGGGTACGGCGGGCAGCAGGCCCCGCAGCCCCAGCAGTACTACGCGCAGCAGCCTCAGCAGCCCCAGCAGCAGTACCCGCAAGGCCCCCAGGCCCCGCAGTACGGGTACGACACCCAGGGCGTCCCGCTGTACGACACCCAGGCCACCCAGCATTGGATCCCGCAGCAGGCCGCCCCCGAGGCCCCGGCGCAGGCGCCCCTGCGGGCCCCCGCGCGCGAGCCGGAGTCCCGGCCCACCGGCGCGCAGGTCCCGGAGCCGCGCCGGGCGGAGGGACCGGGCGGCCAGGACCAGGGGCCCTCGTACCGCACCGAGCAGTTCGCCTTCATCGACCAGGAGGACGAGGACTCCGAGGACGTCATCGACTGGCTCGCCTTCACCGAGAGCCGGACCGAGCGCCGCGAGGAGGCCCGCAGGCGCGGCCGCAACCGGGTGGTGGCGCTGATCGTCGTCCTGGCCCTCTTCGTCGTCGCGGGCGTCGGCTACCTCTGGTACGCGGGCAAGCTGCCGTTCCTGGAGGGACCGGGCAAGGCGTCGAACGGCGCGGTCGCCTCGGGTCCGCAGAAGCGCGACATGATCGTCGTGCACCTGCACAACACCAGGAAGGGCGGCACGTCCACGGCGCTGCTCGTCGACAACGTGACCACCAAGCAGGGCGCCACCGTCCTGGTGCCGAACACCCTGAACGTCTCCAAGGACGACGGCACCACCGCCCAGCTGGGCAAGGCCGTCGCGGACGGGGGCCTGGGCGTACGGGAGTCCCTCGACTCGGTCTTCGGCACCCGCATCGGCGGCACCTGGCGGCTGGACACCCCCTTCCTGGAGAACTTCGTCGAGCTGGTCGGCGGCATCGAGGTCGACACCGACGTGGCCGTTCCGGCGGACGACGCGGCGAAGGTGCCCGCCGTCGGCAAGGGCCCGAAGCAGAGCCTCAGCGGTGCCATGGCCGTCGCGTACGCCACGTACCGGGCGCAGGGCGAGCCGGAGGCCAAGCAGCTGGACCGGCTCGGCAAGGTCCTGCTGGGCCTGCTGCGCAAGGTGCCGAGCGATCCGAAGTCGGCGGCGATGACCGTGGAGACCACCGGCCAGATCCTGGACCCGGCGCTGAACGCGCAGACGCTGGGCGCGCTGCTGAGCAAGCTCGGCGAGCACGCCAAGGTGGGCGCGTACCGCACCGACCTGCTCGGGGTGAAGGCGGACGGCGGCCTCACGGACGAGGCCAACAAGAAGGTCGTCAAGGAGGTCCTCGGCGGCTCCGTCACGGAGGCCCAGCCCGGTGCCCTGCCGCGGGTCGGCCTGAAGGACGCGACCGGCGACGACAAGACGGGCACGGCGGCGAAGGCGGCCCTGCTCAACGGCGGCTACACGCTGGTGGAGGGCGGAAAGGCCGACAAGACCGCGCCCACGTCGCAGATCACGTACCAGGACGACGCGCAGCGGGACAGGGCGATGGAGGTCGCCAAGACGCTCGGACTGCCCGAGACGGCAGTGAAGAAGGCCGAGAACGCGGTGAACGCGGACATCGTGGTGACGCTGGGCAAGGATTACAAAGCGTCCTGA